From one Flavobacterium kingsejongi genomic stretch:
- a CDS encoding DUF5723 family protein — protein sequence MKKHLLALFFINIAVTATAQSYMGYFHDNYAGVQSVLFNPAMIADSRFKTDINLFSVSAFAGNDLYGVRLFDVYKKGYDFDKEAKVTTRATNNAIGNVDVMGTSFMFNIAPKHTVALFTRARSIINVGRVNGNLVDDVKDGLDVAQSFKFNGNSPNGVGHAWGEVGLSYATVLVQQREHFLKGGLTVKYLQGGANAYVQGGDIGLTLVRNTIDPKLGSVTSNGEVTIGGSHDFEASQDLEFDINSAGVGFDFGLVYEWRPDYEDYDLRYARPLDNGFREFNKYKLRFGLSVTDIGGIHYRKSRQDTYNLNGVVTVDMIDNVDDIYDFLNANYNRITTTKGVRANLPTALHAEVDWNIANKYYLNLNGDISMVADNKLNGNSIANRLSLTPRYESRWFSFYVPVSWMEYSGMQVGSGLRVGAFFIGSGSVLTNLLSKQSKAADFYIGIKIPVYQKELKETCRPCYFSK from the coding sequence GTGAAAAAACATTTGCTTGCCCTATTTTTTATCAATATTGCTGTAACGGCTACGGCACAATCCTATATGGGGTATTTTCATGATAATTATGCCGGAGTGCAAAGTGTACTTTTTAATCCGGCAATGATTGCAGATTCCCGTTTTAAGACTGATATTAATTTGTTTTCTGTGAGCGCTTTTGCAGGGAATGATTTGTATGGAGTTCGGCTTTTTGATGTATATAAGAAAGGGTATGATTTTGATAAAGAAGCTAAAGTGACCACTCGTGCTACTAATAATGCGATTGGTAATGTTGATGTTATGGGGACTTCATTTATGTTTAATATTGCGCCCAAACATACTGTGGCATTATTTACAAGAGCACGCTCTATAATAAATGTTGGCCGGGTAAATGGCAATCTTGTCGATGATGTAAAAGATGGATTGGATGTTGCACAAAGTTTTAAATTTAACGGAAACAGTCCCAATGGTGTAGGACATGCCTGGGGAGAAGTGGGGCTTTCTTATGCAACGGTATTAGTGCAACAGCGAGAGCATTTCCTGAAAGGGGGGCTTACAGTCAAATATTTGCAGGGAGGGGCTAATGCTTATGTACAAGGCGGTGATATTGGACTGACATTGGTTCGAAATACTATAGATCCCAAACTTGGCAGTGTGACTTCAAACGGAGAAGTTACTATTGGAGGCAGTCACGACTTTGAAGCAAGCCAGGATTTAGAGTTTGATATCAATTCGGCCGGAGTAGGTTTTGATTTCGGGTTGGTATACGAATGGCGGCCGGATTACGAAGATTATGATTTGCGGTATGCCCGCCCACTTGATAATGGTTTTAGGGAATTTAATAAGTATAAATTGCGTTTTGGATTATCCGTAACCGATATTGGGGGCATCCATTATAGGAAATCCAGACAAGATACCTATAATCTGAATGGTGTAGTTACAGTGGATATGATCGATAATGTAGATGATATCTATGATTTCCTCAATGCGAATTACAATAGGATTACAACGACTAAAGGCGTGAGAGCCAACCTGCCTACTGCGCTTCATGCGGAGGTAGACTGGAATATTGCGAACAAATACTACCTGAATTTAAATGGGGATATTAGCATGGTTGCTGATAATAAATTAAATGGAAATAGTATTGCTAACCGGTTAAGCCTGACGCCCCGGTATGAAAGTCGCTGGTTTAGCTTTTATGTGCCTGTGTCCTGGATGGAATACAGTGGAATGCAAGTTGGTTCGGGTTTGAGGGTGGGGGCTTTCTTTATTGGATCGGGTTCTGTACTTACCAATTTACTTTCAAAACAATCGAAAGCCGCTGATTTTTATATTGGAATAAAAATACCGGTTTATCAAAAAGAATTGAAAGAGACCTGCAGGCCGTGTTATTTCAGTAAATAG
- a CDS encoding DUF3078 domain-containing protein, producing MRKIAITLLSVFGMVNAYAQDQNDAQAVADTTKHWTTKGNASLLFNQSTFSNWLAGGENNVAGNLGLNYDFNYKKKEWSWDNKVIASYGIVKTQNSSFAKKTDDRFEFNSLLGKKFDPQSLWYYSAFLNFKTQFTKGYSYSKDVNGVEIRSEYTNILSPGYLSFGPGILWKKNDNLKFNFAPATSKITIVDKNFTLPDEKYFGVAEGKSLRYELGFNASAYYKLDVMANVTFENILNLYSNYLEDPQNVDLDYQLNIVLKINRYLSTNLSFQTIYDDNAFRGFQIRQVFGVGANYGF from the coding sequence ATGAGAAAAATCGCCATTACATTGCTAAGTGTTTTCGGAATGGTAAATGCTTATGCCCAGGATCAGAATGATGCGCAGGCTGTTGCAGATACGACCAAGCACTGGACGACAAAGGGAAATGCTTCCTTACTGTTTAATCAGTCTACTTTTAGTAACTGGCTTGCCGGGGGAGAAAATAACGTTGCTGGAAACCTCGGTCTGAATTATGATTTCAATTATAAAAAGAAGGAATGGAGCTGGGATAATAAAGTGATTGCCTCTTATGGTATCGTAAAGACCCAAAATAGTTCGTTTGCCAAAAAGACCGATGACCGTTTTGAATTCAATTCGCTTTTAGGGAAAAAATTTGATCCACAGAGCCTTTGGTACTATTCTGCATTTTTAAACTTTAAAACACAGTTTACCAAAGGATATTCTTATAGTAAAGATGTAAATGGGGTAGAAATACGTAGTGAATATACCAATATTCTCTCTCCGGGATATCTTTCCTTTGGTCCGGGTATCCTTTGGAAGAAAAATGATAACCTGAAATTCAATTTTGCACCGGCAACTTCTAAAATTACTATTGTAGATAAAAACTTTACCTTGCCCGATGAGAAATATTTTGGGGTAGCCGAAGGGAAATCATTGCGTTATGAATTAGGTTTTAATGCTTCAGCCTACTATAAGCTGGATGTTATGGCTAATGTAACCTTTGAGAATATTCTGAATCTGTATTCCAATTACCTGGAAGATCCACAGAATGTCGATTTGGATTACCAACTTAATATTGTGCTTAAGATTAACCGTTATTTGTCGACGAATCTGTCTTTTCAAACGATTTATGATGACAATGCTTTCCGTGGATTCCAGATACGTCAGGTATTCGGTGTAGGGGCCAACTACGGATTCTAA